TTATGCTTTTGTTACCTCCTGTAATAAACTTCTATTGCATGTTCCCTGATTTATGCTTTCCCATTCAGGTGGCACCTTATGAACGTCCTGCACTTAGCAAGGCCTACCTATTTCCTGAGTGTGAGTAGTATTATTTGTATACTTAGTTTGTTTGACTGAATTTAGATCTCAGCTAGAGTGTTGTACCGCTGGCCTTTTACTTACAACCCACTATACCATTGATCATTAACTTGGTCTTGTTCCATGTATTTCGCAGCTCCTGCCAGACTCCCTGGGTTCCATGTCTGTGTTGGAAGTGGAGGAGAGAGATTGCTTCCAGAGTGGTACAAAGAGAAAGGTTATGCTTCAAGCATTAAATTTCACTTCTAATTTAGTATCAATTCACAAGAAGTTTCTATACTAAGGAAGTAGTCATTgcttatttttgtgttttggtagCTTATAATTTATAGGCAAAATTTAGATACAATACTTAATTGTTGTTTCTTaggttcccctcttaagattcagccatATGGCTGcacttaactaaaaatacacttccatcttatgagaaaaaagtcacatggctgaatcttaaaagaggaacctaaggaacaacacctaagtactgtatttaagttttgttcATAATTTATAGATGTCCAGTGGAGAATGGCTTAGTTAACATGTTCTCATTGAAATTTGATTGATGGTTGCAGGAATAGAATTGATCCTCAGCACAGAAATAGTTAAAGCAGATCTTGCTGCCAAAACTCTGATTAGTGCTGCTGGAGAAACTTTCAATTATCAGATTTTGATTATTGCAACTGGTTCATCTGTAAGTATTACTGAGGATTTTCAGAAACCACTCTTGCATGCCTTTCCCATCTTGTTTGCACtgtgtaattatttatttatttattttgctattttgcAGGTTATCAGGTTGACAGATTTTGGTGTACAAGGAGCTGATGCCAAAAACATCTACTACTTGAGAGAAATTGATGATGCTGATAAGCTTATAGAAGCTATCAAAgcaaagaagaatgggaaggtTGTGATTGTTGGAGGAGGCTACATCGGTCTTGAGCTTAGTGCGGTTATGAAAATCAACAATTTGGATGTCAGCATGGTTTACCCTGAACCGTGGTGCAGTAAGTGGAGACTAATATAAGGcattattttgtattattaatttgacTATCTAATTCTTGAAAGTATCTATTCATTCTTGGATTTTATTGGTAGATGCTTTGTTTCCTAATTCAGGCTGTGTTTTTGCAGTGCCTCGGCTTTTCACTGCTGGTATAGCTGCTTTCTATGAGggtttttataaaaacaaaggaaTTGAAATTATCAAGGGAACAGTTGCTGTTGGGTTTACTGCTGATTCAAATGGAGAGGTAAGTACTTAAATGGAGAGGTAAATGTTCACATTATCTATGAGGCCGAAAGTTTTATGGAAATTTTTTACATATCTTTCAGGTAAAGGAAGTGAAGCTTAAGGATGGCAGGGTGCTAAAAGCTgacattgttgttgttggtgttgggGGAAGGCCTCTTACGACATTATTCAAAGGTCAGGTTGAAGAGGAGAAAGGTGGCATTAAGGTAATTGTGACATATGATTAGTGTTGCTGATGACTGTTTTTGTTATCTTACTCTGGAATCCCTGATCAGTGTTGCTGTCTTGACTTATAATTACCTGGTATGTGTCAGatggtaattttgaaattttagctTATGACACAACTTGTTGATTGCAGACTGACGCATTCTTCAAAACGAGCGTTCCTAATGTATATGCTGTAGGCGATGTGGCCACTTTCCCTTTGAAATTGTACAAGGAGTTGAGAAGAGTTGAACATGTTGACCATTCACGCAAATCTGCTGAGCAGGCTGTGAAGGTGTGCACCTTCTCAATTGTCTCATCTTCACAGATTATGAGCCCATCTAAATGCTTCTTTCTGAAATTGGATCACccataaaatttcttttttccacaACAAGAATGCATGTTAAGATCATTAAAGAACGGACCATTGGGGATAATttccaattttgtaatttttgtttctgTGCCTCCTGCTAAATCGTCTCACTTGctcttcctttctttgaaaTTCTCTTTTTTGTAGATGGCTCTCTCATAATTACATTTATTgtacttttataaaaataaaataaaattgcatcCTGTTTTTGCAGGCCATCAAGGCAAGTGAGGAGGGGAAAACAACTGAGGAGTATGACTACCTTCCATTCTTCTATTCTCGCTCATTTGATCTGTCATGGCAATTCTATGGCGACAATGTTGGTGACACAGTGATATTTGGAGACAATAACCCAGAATCACCGAAGCCCAAGTTTGGATCATACTGGATCAAAGATGGGAAGGTCTTCGGAGCTTTCCTGGAGGGTGGGACTCCTGAGGAAAACAAGGCTATTGCCAAAGTTGCAAGGGTGCAACCTCCTGTTCAGAATTTGGATGTGCTATCAAAGGAGGGTCTTTCCTTTGCTTGCAAGATATGAAAACTCTCTTCCATAGGGGGGAGGATGGATAGCTTTTGATGCTACTTCTTGTCTATGTAGATTACATGAAAGCTGTTGGCTTTTGTTTTCCTTCTGTTGTAATGTTATTCTTAATCTCTTATGGTTTGATTTGGTAAATTATGAATTATGGGCTACAGATACTCGTCCATCTTGTTgctttgaatttaataatttgttacGTTTACTGCTCGTTATTTAGGTCCAAACTGTCATATATTAGGTGCTTAAATTTCCAATAGTGTGCAACTGCAGAAACATAATATCCATTGTAAAACTTTTCATCCTTAAATCGGTCGTGAATAGCTTTTGAGTATAACCACCCataattttgggactaaggttGGCCAAGACTCGTGGCTCAATTGGCACTGCTTGTAACCTGGTGTTTGCAACAAAGACATCCAACTATGAAAAGATTCTAGGATTAAGGTTATGTTATCAAATCTTCTCATGTCCCTTATAAATTGGTTAAAATGTATGTGTATTTACTAATTTTTTGTGAATTGATGACAAGATTGAAATGTATTTATATAGTAAATTGTTTGTGAAGCAGTATCGAAGACAGATTGAAGTGTATGTATATAGTAAATTGTTTGTGAAGCAGTACTGAAGATTACTGCAAGTCAAACAATTTACTTGGTCTCTGTTTGCTTCACAAATATTTAGGTGTGAGAGCAACTCCTTGAAGATTATAGCAAATCCACCCATTGCAAGAAAAAAGACAGACATGATATCCATAACATAACAAACCAAATTCGCATATTCTGATAAATTAAAATCAGCATAGCTACACTCATAAGGCGTCTTTTCTACCTAATGTTCACTGAAACTAGGTTACTCCACGAGTAAAATTCAACATCTAATTAGGAACTCTGAATTTGAGAAAGGCTGCGAACGGAGAGAAAAACAATCACCCCCTTAATCAAAGAGACCAAAGAGACCACCCTGCAACAAGTTCAAGTAAAAGAGAAAACAATTAGATAAGATCCAACAGTTCAGATAcatctatataattttttttttcagtaccTGCAAACATAAGTAGTATGATATGATGGTTTCAGAAAGGCATGTTATGATATGATCCTTACACGCAGCATATTGGCATATGCACCACACAAATGACTCAAATGATAATGCATGTTAATAAAGCATGTACAACTCCTTCTCACAACATGGGCAAGAAATAGTTTTATGATTTGCAATATGCAACTTTCAACTGAAATCTTCATGCAAAAAAGTGCAGACTATGATTTGggcaattttcaaaatatgagtGGTGCAAAATTAATGTACTAGTTCCAAAAGGATTATGTCAAGAAAGGCTTACATCTTCCTCCTCTGACTCctctttttcctctttcttaGACTCAACAGCAGCAGGAGCAGCGGCAGCGGCAGCAGTATCAGCACCACCTGCAACTGCCACTGCAACTGCAGCACCACCACCAGAAGGCACTGAGGCCAGCTTCTCTCGCCCAGCAGCAAGAAGTTCTGTTATGTCTTTTCCCTTAACTTGTGACAGAAGAAGCTCAATCTTGTCATCATCAGCTTCAGCACCAACTGTAAACCATGAAACAATAAAGAAGTCTCAGCCAATTGTGGTACATTAATGCAAGGGGGATTTCCATAatagagaaaaacaaattaacaacTTGTGCTACAAGGCTCGTCTCCAAAATTCCCACAAATGTTATTCATAGGCCACAttgaatttatgaaaaatagtaAATACCCAACAAAACTAAGCAAACAGATAATCCAAAATCGGCATTATAGAATCTAACGGTAACACAATGAATATCTTATTAACAGTCTTATGTATGGTCTCTAATAATAAGAAGTCACATTATTCACAACTCCCATTCCCACACTAGTTAACATAAGTCACATTATATTGAATTGAAACAATGGCACTCCCAACTCCCAAGCCAAAAGATGGgtcaataatatttttctctctccaaaataagaaacaaaaaaaaaaataataataataataataagggtaaaatactattttaatccctaaactttacctaaagttttttttctcatcctcatatttgaagAAGTCCAATTTTCGtctttaaactattgaaaattttatatttcttcCCTAAGctattgaagttttttttttttttttaatttttttttatatccttaaaactttatttttcatacctaaactattgaaaaaaatgttCTTTTTGCATCCCTATTTTGTTTctaattattgaaaatttttttttctaaactattgaaaaaattcTTCACAAAGTTTATGgatgaaaaaataactttttagaGTTTAggaacaaaatataaacttttgTTAGAGTTTAgagaccaaaataatattttacactaataataataaaattctacACATagacaaaacatatatatatatatatatatatattaaaaatataaaattgtaaatcCCTTTTTGCAATTTATCCTAAAACCAAGAAAACATGAGTAATGTATAACAAAAAACCACTCATACATAGATCTATACAAAACAAACATGTTTGTACAAgtaaacaagtaaaaaaaaaagaaggttttttttttttttttttgagtgtgaAAAAATAACCAGAGCCGAGAATGTTCTTGATGTCTTCGGCAGAAGGGGTGGTGTTCCCTCCCAACACAGCAAGCAAATACGCAGCGACCACCTTCATCTTTCTCTACTCAACAACTCACAATTAACCCTAGCAATCCAAATTTTTAGAGGCAACAAAATAAAGGTTGAGAAAGAGGGTTTTACACTAGGGCTTTTGTAGTAGGACGTGGAGTACAAGAAACGTGCCTGTTTGGTTCGGGTTCAAATTCCAAATCGGGTCTGGGCTTAGCATGCAGGCCTATCTTGTGATCtcttagtttaaaaaaaaaaaaaaaaaaaatttagaatactaaatatttttggaGAGAAggttgtttttaaaaaaaaacttatagtggtgtatatataaaagtaactCTTTGATACACAGTATAAGTTTTAAACTTCCTTTACTCACACCTCTTAGTCTTTCTTAGAACcacatgtatatataatttattttttaaccttttatttttaattttcctagTGTTGGTATCCATAACTCTTCGAATATTATCTGGTAGTTTCTTGTGTAGTTTCCTGTTTCTCATATGCAAGTAATTATGATGAGAAATTTTTTAGGAGTGGCCTTAATATGTTGGTTAGGAATTTTGAATCTAGAATCTTATGGGACTTTGGGAACTCAATTAAAGTTTTTAgtgtataataaaagaaagTTTAAAGACACAACAAAATATTGCAACAACTTCATAATATCCTTATTTTCAGTTGAGGTGGTCCAGgtctaatattttatattctatttaattttattttgacatatgAGAGATTGACATCTTAgctgttgtgaaaatattgtgataatttcattaatttgttgtgTTGTAAAACAAATCGTATAgtaattattaaaagaaaaatgatatgtctacaatatttttacaacaaatcttaagtggcaggttgttactggttgttattgttgaggcaaagaagtaatcttagtgttaagttcaaacttgaactaataacaactaattacttatgatttattgtgaaaatgttgtaaacatgttgtggacgtagtacATCTCTTATTAAAATAGTTTCAATTATATGAGTAgaaggttttatttattttatatataatttttcttcatttcatatataattataattaatccATGCATTAATTAATTGGGAAACTGTGGTTAGTACTACCACTTTTGGGGAAATCTCAAGATAGCTCATGAAAAGGAGCTATCATGAATGTcacgattttctttttcttcatagaAAAATCGATGCACAGCAGTACAAGGGTACAAGGCCAACTGAATAAACGAGTAGGTTATTCACATCAAGATTATGAAAATGTATG
This genomic stretch from Castanea sativa cultivar Marrone di Chiusa Pesio chromosome 9, ASM4071231v1 harbors:
- the LOC142610715 gene encoding monodehydroascorbate reductase, yielding MAAKSFKYVIVGGGVSAGYAAREFAKQGVKPGELAIISKEAVAPYERPALSKAYLFPESPARLPGFHVCVGSGGERLLPEWYKEKGIELILSTEIVKADLAAKTLISAAGETFNYQILIIATGSSVIRLTDFGVQGADAKNIYYLREIDDADKLIEAIKAKKNGKVVIVGGGYIGLELSAVMKINNLDVSMVYPEPWCMPRLFTAGIAAFYEGFYKNKGIEIIKGTVAVGFTADSNGEVKEVKLKDGRVLKADIVVVGVGGRPLTTLFKGQVEEEKGGIKTDAFFKTSVPNVYAVGDVATFPLKLYKELRRVEHVDHSRKSAEQAVKAIKASEEGKTTEEYDYLPFFYSRSFDLSWQFYGDNVGDTVIFGDNNPESPKPKFGSYWIKDGKVFGAFLEGGTPEENKAIAKVARVQPPVQNLDVLSKEGLSFACKI
- the LOC142611311 gene encoding large ribosomal subunit protein P2-like, whose protein sequence is MKVVAAYLLAVLGGNTTPSAEDIKNILGSVGAEADDDKIELLLSQVKGKDITELLAAGREKLASVPSGGGAAVAVAVAGGADTAAAAAAPAAVESKKEEKEESEEEDGGLFGLFD